The following are encoded together in the Zygosaccharomyces rouxii strain CBS732 chromosome C complete sequence genome:
- the PSE1 gene encoding importin PSE1 (highly similar to gnl|GLV|CAGL0M13871g Candida glabrata CAGL0M13871g and similar to YMR308C uniprot|P32337 Saccharomyces cerevisiae YMR308C PSE1 Karyopherin/importin that interacts with the nuclear pore complex acts as the nuclear import receptor for specific proteins including Pdr1p Yap1p Ste12p and Aft1p): protein MSALSNDVNTTLVNVLHGFASPNNEIRSAAENALNQDWITATNIEVLLIFLAEQASYSNDLTSSALSAVLFRKLALRAPPSSKTVIIAKNITHIGPDALAHIRSTLLKGFVSERPGTIRHKLSDALAECAQEDLPEWMELLQTLVEALKNPDPNFRESSYRILSQVPHLINHVDVVDVMPMFEAGFTDSDDNVKITAVTAFVGYFKQLPKTNWAKLGVLLPSLLNSLPKFLDDGKDDALAAVFESLIELVELAPKLFKDMFGQIIQFCDIVIKNKDLETPARTTVLELLTVFSENSPQMCKASTPYGESVIMDTLLMMTEVSVDDDEATEWRDSDDAEDDEEEVAYDHARQALDRVSLKLGGKYLAPPLFQCLQQMIGSLEWRERFGALMALSSAAEGCRDVLIGEIPKILDMVLPLINDPHPRVQYGCCNVLGQISTDFAPLIQRTSHERILPALISKLTTQSIDRVQTHAAAALVNFSEHVNQGILEPYLDSLLTNLLNLFQSNQLYVQEQALTTIAFIAEAAEKKFIKYYDTLMPILLNVLKMDVDGANRVLKGKCIECATLIALAVGKEKFAEHSQELVNLLILYQNNGIQDDDPIKTYLEHGWSRVCRILREDFVPLLPIVLPSLLETAKATQDVSLIEEEEAANFQQYVDWDVVQIQGKHIAIHTSILDDKVSAMELLQVYSTVLKNLFAVYVKETMNDIAIPSIDFYLHDGVRATGANLIPVLLSCLISATGVQNEEVQQLWKMASTKLISGIISEPMPEITQIYHTALVGGISIMGDNCLSDDLQARFTKGVVANLADVYERVRQRHGEDDEYNEDIDKEYEDFTDEDLLDEINKSIAAVFKTSGGNYFGHFQSLWPLVATFLEDSELILILFALVAISDLVQYGGERSAPFKNSFIPKATAYLVSPEPSIRQAAAYLIGVGAQSAPNTYADVCISSLDILFQVVSIPDAKSDENQTATENASASIAKILYAFNTTIPNVETYIANWVRSLPILVDEEAAAFAYRYLSHLIDTFSPAVCEPSTIPVIVNNVIEALHHKSIQGKNALAVVESTKKLLSSLGQDQAMGLLQRYPPDVAQTIQEWFF, encoded by the coding sequence ATGTCAGCACTTTCTAACGATGTTAACACTACTTTGGTAAACGTTTTACACGGATTTGCATCTCCTAATAATGAGATCCGTTCTGCGGCCGAAAACGCTTTGAATCAAGATTGGATTACAGCGACTAATATCGAGGTTTTACTAATCTTTCTGGCTGAACAAGCTTCTTATTCCAACGATTTAACCTCCTCCGCATTATCAGCAGTTCTTTTCAGAAAACTGGCACTAAGAGCACCACCTTCTTCGAAAACGGTTATAATTGCAAAAAATATCACACACATCGGCCCTGATGCACTGGCTCACATTCGTTCTACACTTTTAAAAGGGTTTGTTTCTGAAAGACCTGGTACGATCAGACATAAGTTATCGGATGCTCTTGCGGAGTGCGCCCaggaagatttaccagaatGGATGGAATTATTACAAACCTTGGTGGAAGCATTAAAGAACCCGGATCCAAATTTCAGAGAGTCTAGTTATAGAATTTTATCCCAAGTACCCCATTTAATCAATCATGTGGATGTTGTTGACGTAATGCCGATGTTTGAAGCCGGATTTACAGATTCTGATGACAACGTTAAAATCACAGCAGTGACAGCATTTGTCGGTTATTTCAAACAATTACCCAAGACGAATTGGGCAAAATTAGGTGTACTATTACCAAGTTTATTGAACAGTTTACCCAAATTCTTAGATGATGGTAAAGACGATGCTCTGGCGGCAGTATTTGAGTCTTTGATAGAATTAGTGGAATTGGCACCTAAATTGTTTAAGGACATGTTTGGTCAAATAATACAATTTTGCGATATAGTTATCAAAaataaagatttggaaactcCAGCAAGAACAACAGTTTTGGAACTTTTGACAGTATTCAGTGAGAACTCTCCTCAAATGTGCAAAGCTAGTACTCCATACGGTGAATCTGTTATCATGGATACTTTATTAATGATGACTGAGGTTTCTGTAGATGACGACGAAGCAACCGAATGGAGAGATTCGGATGatgctgaagatgatgaagaagaggtCGCCTATGACCATGCACGCCAAGCTTTAGACCGTGTTTCATTAAAGTTGGGTGGTAAGTATTTGGCTCCACCTTTATTCCAATGTTTACAACAGATGATTGGTTCTTTAGAATGGCGAGAGAGATTTGGTGCACTAATGGCTCTTTCATCAGCAGCTGAAGGTTGTCGTGATGTACTTATCGGTGAAATCCCTAAAATTTTAGACATGGTTCTACCACTGATTAACGATCCTCATCCAAGAGTTCAATACGGATGCTGTAATGTTTTAGGTCAAATTTCAACAGATTTTGCTCCGTTGATTCAGAGAACTTCCCACGAAAGAATCTTACCAGCTTTAATCTCAAAATTGACTACACAGTCTATCGATAGAGTTCAAACTCACGCAGCAGCCGCATTggtcaatttttcagaaCATGTGAATCAAGGTATCTTGGAACCCTATTTGGACAGtcttttaaccaatttacTAAATTTATTCCAGAGTAACCAATTATACGTACAGGAGCAAGCATTGACTACTATTGCCTTTATCGCTGAAGCCGcagagaagaaattcattAAATATTATGATACTTTGATGCCCATTTTACTCAatgttttgaaaatggatgTCGATGGTGCTAATAGAGTTCTAAAGGGTAAATGCATTGAATGCGCCACTTTAATTGCATTGGCAGTTGGTAAGGAGAAATTCGCTGAACATTCACAAGAATTAGTCAATCTTCTAATACTGTATCAAAACAATGGTattcaagatgatgatCCAATAAAGACTTATTTGGAACATGGTTGGAGTAGAGTTTGTCGAATTCTACGTGAAGATTTCGTACCACTTCTACCAATCGTCTTACCATCTTTGTTGGAGACTGCAAAGGCTACTCAGGATGTCAGCTTaatcgaagaagaagaagctgcCAATTTCCAACAATATGTGGACTGGGATGTGGTTCAAATTCAAGGTAAGCACATTGCCATCCATACTTCAATTTTGGATGATAAAGTTTCTGCCATGGAATTATTACAAGTTTACAGTACcgttttgaaaaatctgttTGCCGTTTATGTGAAGGAAACTATGAATGACATTGCAATTCCTTCCATCGACTTTTATCTGCATGATGGTGTCCGTGCTACTGGTGCTAATCTAATACCAGTACTACTATCATGTCTCATTTCTGCTACAGGGGTTCAAAATGAAGAAGTGCAAcaactttggaaaatggcATCTACAAAACTCATCTCTGGTATAATTTCTGAACCTATGCCAGAAATTACACAGATTTACCATACTGCACTAGTAGGTGGTATAAGCATTATGGGTGATAATTGCTTGAGTGATGATTTACAAGCTAGATTCACTAAAGGTGTAGTTGCCAACTTGGCAGATGTTTATGAACGTGTGAGGCAACGTCACGGTGAAGACGATGAGTATAACGAAGatattgataaagaatatgaagattttaCGGATGAGGACCTGTTGGATGAAATCAACAAATCGATTGCCGCAGTTTTCAAGACTTCAGGTGGTAATTACTTTGGCCATTTCCAATCTCTATGGCCTCTAGTTGCTAcatttttggaagataGTGAGcttattttaattttgtTTGCCCTGGTGGCTATTTCTGATTTAGTACAATATGGTGGTGAAAGATCTGCACCTTTCAAAAATAGTTTTATCCCCAAAGCAACAGCTTATTTGGTTTCACCTGAACCAAGCATTCGTCAAGCGGCTGCCTACTTGATTGGTGTAGGAGCACAATCTGCTCCAAACACTTATGCTGATGTCTGTATTTCATCCTTGGATATCCTTTTCCAAGTTGTAAGTATTCCTGATGCCAAATCCGATGAAAACCAAACAGCTACTGAAAATGCCAGTGCTTCCATTGCCAAGATACTTTATGCCTTCAACACCACTATTCCAAACGTGGAAACTTACATTGCCAACTGGGTTAGATCTTTGCCAATTTtagttgatgaagaggcTGCTGCATTTGCTTATAGATATTTGAGCCATTTGATAGACACTTTTTCACCAGCGGTGTGTGAACCATCCACCATCCCGGTTATTGTGAATAATGTCATTGAAGCTCTTCATCACAAGTCAATACAGGGTAAAAATGCTTTGGCCGTTGTAGAATCTACCAAGAAGCTACTAAGCAGTTTAGGTCAAGATCAAGCTATGGGCTTACTACAAAGGTATCCTCCAGATGTAGCCCAAACTATTCAAGAATGgtttttttga
- the VBA4 gene encoding Vba4p (weakly similar to uniprot|Q04602 Saccharomyces cerevisiae YDR119W Uncharacterized transporter) produces METNNSKNDLTSRTNFLNPVRDDILQDASTDIPGFVAEELEEREELYRECQGTDYGSIDNEDDSRDGVASSPVPPDKLLVITLSMYLGIFLAAADGTLVSTIMAHIASEFNELPRISWIATAYLLSSATFQPLYGKLSDIFGRKPLLMLNNIVFLVGCLMCGLTPSFWGLVGARFISGIGGGGVTSMCSITISDIVPLRDRALYQGMCNFFFGLGTACGGVVGGWFSDHGGGWRMAFLIQVPLSALSSLLIAVFMKLPPRSKRVNSPASIKNKLLSVDWIGASALVVFLSLFLVTASLGGKEIAFNSKTFVALCIGSSLACAFFIGVELYGAKDPILPLSFLRNRSVLGSSFSNWFCMMAMMTTSYYLPIYYSGVLNMNPTRVGKRLMPNFFSTALGSLGAGYYMKRTGKYYWLTVGFCTLSLLGHLQINLMKPDIATWRQFILLVIPGFGYSVLITVALLAMIAAVPHNHHAATTSISYAFRSTGSTLGVSIGGAIFRQSLNGLLSRKVLKFADKHPRKELLEIIEKASKSSEWVHDSAPEFIRPTLIGCYHFACKDTFLFCTLCSIGTLASISIIKEYKLHASLDRKN; encoded by the coding sequence ATGGAGACCAATAACTCTAAGAATGATCTAACTTCAAGAACAAACTTTCTCAATCCTGTGAGAGATGacattttacaagatgCGAGTACAGATATACCAGGATTTGTTGCAGAGGAACTAGAAGAAAGGGAAGAGCTATATAGGGAATGTCAGGGAACAGATTACGGGTCCAtagataatgaagatgattctAGAGATGGTGTTGCTTCTTCACCAGTACCGCCTGATAAATTGTTAGTCATTACTTTATCGATGTATTTGGGTATTTTCCTAGCTGCTGCTGATGGTACGTTAGTATCTACAATTATGGCACACATTGCTTCTGAATTTAACGAATTACCAAGGATATCATGGATAGCTACTGCATATTTGCTTTCTAGTGCAACTTTCCAACCACTTTACGGTAAATTATCAGATATATTTGGTAGGAAACCATTGTTAATGTTGAACAACATAGTGTTTCTTGTTGGATGCCTCATGTGTGGATTAACTCCCAGTTTTTGGGGGTTAGTTGGTGCTAGGTTTATTTCTGGTATtggaggtggtggtgtCACTTCAATGTGTTCTATTACAATTAGTGACATCGTTCCCCTAAGAGACAGGGCTCTCTATCAAGGTAtgtgcaatttcttctttggtttaGGCACTGCATGTGGTGGTGTTGTTGGTGGTTGGTTTAGCGATCATGGTGGTGGTTGGAGAATGGCATTTCTCATACAAGTACCACTATCGGCATTGAGTTCTCTTTTAATAGCTGTGTTCATGAAATTGCCCCCAAGATCCAAGAGAGTCAATTCTCCTGCTTCAATTAAGAATAAACTGTTGTCGGTAGACTGGATAGGTGCTTCTGCACTTGTTGTGTTTCTGTCGTTATTCCTTGTTACTGCTTCATTGGGCGGTAAGGAGATTGCATTTAATTCGAAGACTTTTGTTGCACTTTGCATAGGCTCTTCATTGGCATGtgcatttttcattggtGTAGAGTTATATGGAGCTAAAGATCCTATTTTACCATTGTCCTTTCTACGAAATCGCAGTGTATTAGGTTCGAGTTTTAGCAATTGGTTCTGTATGATGGCTATGATGACTACAAGTTACTATTTACCCATTTACTACTCTGGTGTTCTTAATATGAACCCTACGCGTGTTGGTAAAAGGTTAATGCCCAACTTCTTCAGTACCGCCTTGGGGTCCTTGGGAGCAGGATATTATATGAAGCGTACCGGTAAATACTACTGGCTTACAGTAGGATTTTGTACTTTATCACTGTTGGGACATTTACAAATTAATTTGATGAAACCTGATATAGCTACTTGGAGGCAATTTATCCTGTTAGTGATTCCTGGGTTCGGTTATTCCGTTCTCATCACAGTTGCTCTGCTGGCCATGATTGCCGCTGTTCCTCATAATCATCATGCTGCTACTACTTCCATCTCATATGCATTTAGGTCGACTGGTTCAACCTTAGGTGTATCTATTGGTGGTGCCATTTTCCGTCAATCACTAAATGGATTACTCTCTCGTAAAGTACTCAAATTTGCAGATAAACATCCAAGGAAAGAACTATTggaaattattgaaaaggcttctaaatcttcagaatGGGTTCATGATTCTGCTCCAGAATTTATTCGCCCAACTTTAATTGGTTGCTACCATTTTGCCTGCAAGGATACTTTTCTATTTTGCACTTTGTGCTCCATAGGTACATTGGCTTCGATATCAATCATAAAAGAGTACAAATTACACGCTTCCTTAGATAGGAAGAATTGA
- the SUL2 gene encoding sulfate permease (similar to uniprot|P38359 Saccharomyces cerevisiae YBR294W SUL1 High affinity sulfate permease sulfate uptake is mediated by specific sulfate transporters Sul1p and Sul2p which control the concentration of endogenous activated sulfate intermediates and uniprot|Q12325 Saccharomyces cerevisiae YLR092W SUL2): MVGSPSGNLSGSGTPPPSQLPPRFESEVELSEVSNLDDLEQEYDQYKAAEDRERVVGRGDDEYDDDLRKGKVDYKETELEYWNSTNGTTNLLAPKATVPSYEEGQVGPFDIFYHDLKDRMTLGAVKHYFESAFPIIKWLPFYNWKWGYADLVAGITVGCVLVPQSMSYAQIATLPPQYGLYSSFVGAFIYSFFATSKDVCIGPVAVMSLETAKVIQETLEKFPKEDHEVTGPLIATALALLCGIVAMGAGVLRLGFLVELISLNAVAGFMTGSSLNIISGQVPALMGFKKYVHTRDSTYKIIINSLKNLKHTQLDAVFGLIPLVLLYTWKWWCSSYGPKLADRHFKNNPKKRDILKTFYFYAQAMRSAVIIIVFTAISYGITKGRKTPRISVLGKVPKGLKDVHVMRIPEGLLSKMGSSIPSAIIILLLEHISIAKSFGRVNNYKVVPDQELIAIGATNLIGTFFNAYPATGSFSRSALKAKCNVRTPLSGVFSGACVLLALYCLTQTFYYIPSATLSAVIIHAVSDLCASYKTSWNFYKMNPGDFIAFIVTVFITVFSSIDYGIYFAMCWSAAMFLLKNMFAPGRFLGRVEVAEVVNAQVDPNVESVSESAGSHLDGFQAQSSIESSSKKLDPLDKSAVHSNYLNGGDDGSDNNINNQIGQKLVYHTKWISYDRSYSREFNPEVPIQPPPPGVIVYRFGDSYTYLNCSRHYDIIYDEVRRTTRRGQMISAVKKVDRPWNDPGEWEAPRWFKKLTSKKKTAEEWAETEAQESKAAEQKLQDNRPLLKIICLDFSQCSQTDATAIQNLTDLRKQVNRYADRQVEFHICGLYAPWVKRALVNFGFGTVNEEYSDESLLAGHRSYHVARAPTSLEDGLGSPAQYSVYPASGTNLPFFHVEIPDFSKWDL, from the coding sequence ATGGTCGGTAGTCCTAGTGGGAATTTGTCAGGTAGTGGTACTCCCCCACCATCACAACTACCTCCAAGGTTTGAAAGTGAAGTCGAATTAAGTGAGGTGTCAAACTTAGATGATTTAGAACAAGAATATGATCAATACAAAGCTGCGGAAGATAGAGAAAGAGTTGTAGGAAgaggtgatgatgaatatgACGATGATCTACGCAAAGGGAAAGTTGATTACAAAGAGACCGAACTAGAATATTGGAATTCTACTAATGGTACTACCAATTTGCTTGCCCCAAAAGCAACTGTACCTTCATATGAAGAGGGTCAAGTAGGACCATTCGATATCTTCTACCATGATTTGAAGGACAGAATGACTTTGGGTGCTGTTAAACATTATTTTGAATCTGCGTTCCCAATTATAAAATGGTTACCATTTTATAACTGGAAATGGGGTTATGCGGATCTGGTAGCTGGTATTACTGTGGGATGTGTCTTGGTTCCTCAATCAATGTCATATGCACAAATCGCTACTTTGCCACCACAGTACGGTCTATATTCCTCCTTCGTTGGTGCATTTATTTATTCTTTCTTCGCTACTTCAAAAGATGTCTGTATAGGGCCTGTCGCAGTTATGTCTTTGGAAACCGCCAAAGTTATTCAAGAGACTTTAGAgaaatttccaaaagaagatCATGAAGTCACAGGACCGTTGATTGCAACGGCGCTGGCGCTGTTATGTGGTATTGTGGCAATGGGTGCTGGTGTTCTACGTCTTGGGTTTTTGGTGGAATTAATTTCACTCAATGCAGTAGCAGGTTTTATGACTGGTTCCTCATTAAACATTATTTCAGGTCAGGTTCCTGCCTTGATGGGCTTCAAAAAATATGTGCATACCAGAGACTCGACTTATAAGATTATCATCAACtcgttgaaaaatctaaaacACACACAATTGGATGCGGTGTTTGGTCTCATTCCATTGGTGCTGCTTTATACTTGGAAATGGTGGTGTTCATCCTATGGTCCCAAGCTGGCTGATAGACATTTCAAAAACAATCCAAAGAAGAgagatattttgaaaactttttACTTTTACGCCCAGGCTATGAGATCTGCtgttatcatcatcgtgTTTACAGCGATCTCCTACGGTATCACTAAAGGCAGAAAAACCCCTAGAATTTCAGTTTTAGGTAAGGTTCCTAAGGGTCTAAAGGATGTTCACGTTATGAGAATTCCTGAGGGTCTTTTGTCAAAGATGGGATCGAGTATTCCTTCTGCGATTATCATTTTACTTTTGGAACATATTTCTATTGCTAAGTCCTTTGGTAGGGTCAACAATTACAAAGTGGTTCCTGATCAAGAATTAATTGCCATCGGTGCTACTAATTTGATTGgtacttttttcaatgccTACCCTGCAACTGGTTCTTTCTCCAGATCTGCATTGAAGGCAAAATGTAATGTTCGTACCCCATTGTCCGGTGTTTTCAGTGGTGCCTGTGTGCTTTTGGCATTGTACTGTTTAACTCAGACCTTCTACTATATTCCATCTGCTACGCTTTCTGCAGTTATTATCCACGCAGTTTCGGATTTATGTGCATCTTACAAGACTAGTTGGAACTTCTACAAGATGAACCCCGGTGATTTCATTGCATTTATTGTTACTGTTTTCATTACTGTTTTCTCTTCCATCGATTATGGTATCTATTTTGCCATGTGTTGGTCTGCAGCTATGtttttgttgaagaatatgTTTGCCCCAGGTAGATTCCTTGGTCGTGTGGAAGTTGCCGAAGTGGTGAATGCTCAAGTGGATCCAAACGTTGAAAGTGTCAGTGAAAGTGCTGGTTCACATCTGGACGGCTTTCAAGCACAATCTTCTATTGAATCGTCttccaaaaaattggatccattggataaatctgCGGTACATTCgaattatttgaatggCGGTGATGATGGCAGCGACAATAACATCAACAATCAGATAGgacaaaaattggtttacCATACTAAATGGATCTCTTATGATCGCTCTTACTCTAGAGAATTTAATCCTGAAGTACCGATCCAACCTCCACCTCCAGGTGTCATCGTATACCGTTTTGGTGATAGTTATACCTATCTGAACTGCAGTAGGCACTACGATATCATCTATGATGAAGTAAGgagaacaacaagaaggGGACAAATGATAAGTGCAGTAAAGAAGGTCGATAGACCTTGGAACGATCCAGGTGAATGGGAAGCACCACGCTGGTTCAAGAAGTTAACaagcaagaagaaaaccGCAGAAGAATGGGCAGAAACCGAAGCTCAAGAATCTAAGGCGGCTGAACAAAAATTGCAAGATAATAGACCTCTATTGAAGATCATCTGTTTGGACTTTTCACAATGTTCACAAACAGATGCTACGGccattcaaaatttaacTGATTTGCGTAAGCAGGTTAACCGTTACGCTGATAGACAAGTTGAATTCCATATTTGTGGTCTCTATGCACCATGGGTCAAACGTGCTTTAGTGAATTTTGGATTCGGTACCGTTAATGAAGAGTATAGCGACGAATCTTTGTTAGCAGGTCACAGATCTTATCATGTGGCTCGTGCACCCACCTCATTGGAAGATGGTTTGGGATCACCAGCTCAGTATAGTGTGTACCCAGCTTCTGGTACCAActtaccatttttccatGTGGAAATACCCGATTTCAGCAAGTGGGACCTATAG
- the APC4 gene encoding anaphase promoting complex subunit 4 (weakly similar to uniprot|Q04601 Saccharomyces cerevisiae YDR118W APC4 Subunit of the Anaphase-Promoting Complex/Cyclosome (APC/C) which is a ubiquitin-protein ligase required for degradation of anaphase inhibitors including mitotic cyclins during the metaphase/anaphase transition) encodes MDQDYVDYNPVYPLYVKQFTRGFSVHRMADDARIATIIVRDMSQVAGYQWDPITGKFLSIFYKDGTVRIYDGFRSGRLVSLLRASSNGAVSGIWDRIELLHSEENIKDWSIDHDVTEMMPKMVKFARDSRQLCVVPYTLPSDVWRPQAADDTNALLDAHVIRCHDSLSVMFDGEFTISIQLAAIPSPLVKFVSAQHQYLAFYQDGSVERFDLANLVKDPFSLRLLKNVITMRQLHRYLQDHIELIQRDLLQPYDEFLERCCQGAFGGYDLLREQLIDLMLVGDVTPELEDWLVNSMGEKNLKRWRKLGTDAYHKTLQVLTLACLPACERLISLGQRCTGNLLSRQLTLQLPLLPPIDCLQFFLKNVLEAIASLSSQQRLLGSFLDWFDDRVRESIDEDYKLRFNLHDNSSLGPDTASYLQLRLRNSSPEFSSVSDLTHSLASTTDCVSSLDSILIDALTSKINISHEAHNKMNDIFCDLMDLTVIKTNNPTGTATGLENGLILLATKSQVILLDPQSLMILAQLPLQIPLTYLEKEREFVSSTTTMATSTTTTQDMITRAYWQHTTLQLELQGSQQGPIKTAIDYQVTPNGDQWSLAVL; translated from the coding sequence ATGGATCAAGATTATGTGGACTACAATCCTGTGTATCCGCTCTATGTGAAGCAGTTCACCAGAGGTTTCTCAGTGCACCGAATGGCAGATGATGCTAGGATTGCCACTATAATAGTGAGGGATATGTCTCAGGTTGCAGGCTATCAATGGGATCCAATTACAGGTAAATTCTTAAGCATTTTTTACAAGGATGGAACTGTAAGAATTTACGACGGTTTCAGATCCGGTAGGTTAGTTTCGCTGTTGAGAGCTAGTAGTAATGGTGCTGTTTCTGGAATTTGGGATAGAATTGAGCTACTACattctgaagaaaatattaaaGATTGGTCTATTGATCATGACGTGACTGAAATGATGCCTAAGATGGTCAAGTTTGCTAGAGATTCACGCCAACTCTGTGTGGTTCCCTACACATTACCGAGTGATGTTTGGCGGCCACAAGCCGCCGATGACACAAATGCCCTGCTTGATGCACACGTAATAAGATGCCACGACAGCCTCTCAGTAATGTTTGATGGAGAATTCACCATATCAATTCAATTAGCAGCGATACCGAGTCCCTTGGTCAAATTTGTTTCGGCTCAACACCAGTATTTGGCATTCTATCAGGACGGTAGTGTGgaaagatttgatttggcaaatttAGTCAAGGATCCATTCTCTTTAAGACTATTGAAAAACGTAATAACTATGAGACAACTACATCGATACTTGCAAGATCACATCGAATTAATTCAAAGAGATCTGCTTCAACCGTACGACGAATTTTTAGAGAGATGTTGTCAGGGCGCCTTCGGTGGATACGATCTCTTAAGGGAACAATTAATAGACTTGATGCTAGTGGGGGATGTAACAccagaattggaagattgGTTAGTCAATTCCATGGGCGAGAAGAATCTTAAGCGCTGGCGCAAATTGGGCACAGACGCATACCACAAAACTTTGCAGGTACTTACACTGGCATGCCTACCAGCATGTGAACGACTCATATCACTAGGTCAGAGATGTACTGGTAATTTACTGTCACGTCAGTTAACATTACAATTGCCACTGCTACCACCAATAGATTgtctacaattttttttgaaaaacgTTCTCGAAGCTATTGCAAGTCTAAGTTCACAACAGAGATTATTGGGTTCATTTTTAGATTGGTTTGACGACAGGGTCCGTGAATCGATTGACGAAGATTACAAACTGCGTTTCAACCTTCATGATAACAGCAGTTTAGGCCCTGATACGGCTTCGTATTTGCAGCTACGCCTAAGGAATTCAAGTCCGGAATTCTCAAGTGTCTCAGATCTAACCCACAGTTTAGCTAGCACGACGGATTGCGTATCATCACTGGACTCGATCCTTATCGATGCTCTCACCAGTAAAATTAATATCAGCCACGAGGCCCACAATAAGATGAACGATATCTTCTGTGACTTGATGGATCTAACCGTTATCAAGACTAATAATCCTACTGGCACTGCCACCGGTTTAGAAAATGGGTTGATTCTACTAGCTACTAAATCGCAGGTAATACTATTGGATCCACAATCATTGATGATACTGGCACAATTGCCACTGCAGATACCACTGACGTATCTAGAAAAAGAACGAGAATTCGTTTCTTCCACCACGACTATGGCTACGAGTACGACTACTACACAAGATATGATTACTCGTGCCTATTGGCAACACACCACGCTGCAATTAGAGCTACAGGGATCACAGCAGGGTCCGATTAAGACTGCCATAGACTATCAAGTCACGCCTAATGGTGATCAGTGGAGCTTAGCCGTGCTATAG